A portion of the Sulfuricurvum kujiense DSM 16994 genome contains these proteins:
- a CDS encoding radical SAM protein produces MINYSFPLYRPPAEADNVILQATYGCSHNQCTFCSMYKTKKYQIREISDLFKDIDTLAALYPDANKVFLGDGDALSLPTEYMITVLQYLKRSFPRLSRVSVYATAQNVLEKSEEELRLLQANLLNLIYFGIETGNDGLLKKINKGVSAKQIIESLNKASAAKIKISATVILGIGGEEYTAEHIKDTAAIINASTINYLSTLQLGLENDVKERFLKCFEHFQMLNDYQILDEQKRFLELLHPVNKVIFRSNHASNALHLAGTLPKDTMRLLDEVKFALAIGERAFIPERFRGF; encoded by the coding sequence ATCAACTACTCTTTTCCGCTGTACCGACCGCCGGCAGAAGCCGATAACGTTATTCTTCAAGCGACCTACGGCTGCAGTCATAACCAGTGTACTTTTTGCTCCATGTATAAGACAAAGAAGTATCAGATACGAGAGATCAGCGATCTTTTTAAAGATATCGATACGCTTGCCGCATTGTACCCCGATGCCAACAAAGTGTTTTTGGGAGACGGCGATGCTTTATCGCTGCCGACAGAGTACATGATCACCGTATTACAGTATTTGAAACGTTCATTTCCTAGACTCAGCAGAGTTTCCGTGTATGCGACGGCTCAAAATGTTTTAGAAAAATCAGAGGAAGAGTTACGGCTGTTACAAGCCAATCTTCTTAATTTGATCTACTTCGGTATTGAAACGGGCAACGATGGCTTGTTAAAAAAGATTAACAAGGGGGTAAGCGCGAAGCAAATCATCGAATCGCTGAACAAGGCATCGGCTGCTAAAATAAAAATCTCTGCGACGGTTATTCTGGGCATCGGCGGTGAAGAATACACGGCAGAGCATATCAAAGATACTGCCGCAATCATTAACGCTTCAACGATCAATTATCTTTCGACATTGCAACTGGGGTTGGAGAACGATGTTAAAGAGCGATTTCTCAAATGCTTCGAACATTTTCAAATGCTCAATGACTACCAAATTCTTGATGAACAGAAACGATTTCTGGAATTGCTTCACCCCGTCAATAAAGTGATTTTTAGATCAAACCATGCTTCCAATGCTTTGCATCTGGCCGGAACTCTTCCTAAAGATACGATGAGATTGCTGGATGAAGTAAAATTCGCGCTTGCTATAGGCGAGAGGGCTTTTATTCCGGAGCGATTTAGAGGGTTTTGA
- a CDS encoding WD40 repeat domain-containing protein, which yields MSLVSSSLHTLRSILASSINEEGITLIDSTPTIYGYSAEGEYVKHANLKGVESFINRYGKSVAMSSNGKFALVSDQTNNRALFLSLEPIKMLSIISMPKPDVVLFNEDSTLLIIGSESGRLDIYKTDDCSRILELHFSDSIVCAAFSKNGTSVAIATMDKKIHLYRLDAGKIIHAFRVDGIVESLTFSADHNKIIGFTRFGATYVLNILLKQQFIGDPTFEWPTRVASGFNDNIVLLGTRSNQLLIYNNSDGIKLGCFNFNFWGITSLSVSAEKVLVGFSDGNGVVIDMNETLKEASSALEGGNIAKLSRLVAEQPLIFINQDLCTKMERHYEAIFRFKPSGVNERKGHEAIVSLIIADSTLRRELMQSLYSSEEIVPFMEKISLGNAQGACTSVYKSPHLRQLREFHEVRSSCLKELMHEIKLLEIDPEKFNEYISSVEGGCNKCVHNLIPRPEELEENYKKLLSSASSGNFSALAEIGEQHEILRQTKVYRRFMNYGEALIDKILARMAAGKMDQAEEYAVKLIKIKPFFHTGNYFKNQIKAFDAFVSYAAGNNLAKLFLLSTEYPALRTTQIFKDQIDTYKRNIVTPANNLAKNGEVTKVMKLLAPYLTIEYFEEKNLLLFKKALVHEIELYAPIGEEQLLLERYHGYFGWDNEYAQVCLTLKVEPNLTRKPDIRISEYKTVTTLLQGSRVLRTLQNQETA from the coding sequence ATGTCTTTAGTCTCCTCATCCTTACATACCTTAAGAAGTATCCTCGCTTCGTCAATCAATGAAGAGGGTATAACATTGATCGATTCGACGCCGACCATTTACGGTTATTCGGCAGAGGGGGAATATGTTAAGCACGCCAATTTAAAAGGTGTCGAGTCTTTTATTAATCGATATGGCAAATCAGTTGCTATGTCAAGCAACGGTAAATTCGCTTTGGTCAGCGATCAAACGAATAACCGGGCTTTATTTTTATCTCTTGAGCCGATCAAGATGCTTTCGATCATATCAATGCCTAAGCCAGATGTTGTTTTATTTAACGAAGACAGTACATTGCTGATTATCGGAAGCGAATCGGGTCGGTTGGATATCTACAAGACGGATGATTGCTCGCGAATCCTCGAATTGCATTTTTCGGATTCGATTGTGTGTGCCGCATTTTCAAAAAACGGTACGAGTGTCGCTATCGCGACGATGGATAAAAAAATACACCTGTACCGCCTCGATGCCGGCAAAATCATCCACGCTTTTCGTGTGGACGGGATAGTCGAATCTTTAACCTTCTCTGCAGATCATAATAAAATCATTGGATTTACCCGCTTTGGAGCTACGTATGTCCTTAATATTTTGCTAAAGCAACAATTTATCGGAGACCCTACTTTTGAATGGCCGACTCGTGTTGCGTCGGGCTTTAATGATAATATTGTTTTACTCGGAACAAGAAGCAATCAACTATTGATTTACAATAATTCAGACGGTATCAAATTGGGATGTTTCAATTTCAATTTCTGGGGCATTACTTCGCTTAGCGTATCCGCGGAAAAAGTTTTGGTCGGATTTTCAGATGGAAACGGTGTCGTTATCGACATGAATGAAACACTCAAAGAGGCATCAAGCGCACTTGAAGGCGGAAATATTGCCAAACTCTCTCGTCTCGTAGCGGAACAGCCTCTGATTTTTATTAATCAGGATTTGTGTACGAAAATGGAGCGGCATTATGAAGCGATTTTTCGTTTCAAGCCTTCGGGCGTTAATGAGCGCAAAGGGCATGAAGCCATTGTATCGCTGATTATAGCCGACAGTACATTGCGTAGGGAATTGATGCAGAGTTTGTACAGCTCTGAAGAGATCGTACCGTTTATGGAGAAAATTTCGCTCGGAAATGCTCAAGGGGCCTGTACATCAGTGTATAAATCCCCCCATTTACGGCAGTTGCGCGAGTTTCATGAAGTCCGCTCCAGCTGTTTAAAAGAGCTTATGCACGAAATAAAGCTTTTGGAGATCGATCCGGAGAAGTTTAACGAATACATCTCATCTGTAGAGGGCGGATGCAATAAATGCGTTCATAATCTCATTCCAAGACCGGAGGAACTCGAAGAGAATTATAAAAAACTGCTTTCCAGCGCATCTTCAGGAAATTTCTCGGCTTTGGCGGAAATAGGCGAACAGCACGAGATATTGCGACAGACAAAAGTTTACCGCCGTTTTATGAATTATGGTGAAGCCCTTATCGACAAAATACTCGCACGAATGGCGGCAGGAAAAATGGATCAAGCCGAAGAGTATGCTGTGAAGCTGATCAAAATAAAGCCGTTTTTCCATACCGGTAACTATTTTAAAAATCAAATCAAAGCTTTTGACGCGTTTGTCAGTTACGCTGCGGGTAATAACCTCGCAAAGCTGTTTTTGCTCTCAACCGAATATCCTGCACTGCGAACGACACAGATTTTTAAAGACCAAATCGATACCTATAAAAGAAATATTGTGACGCCTGCTAATAATCTTGCAAAAAACGGAGAAGTGACGAAAGTCATGAAGCTATTAGCCCCATATTTGACTATAGAATATTTCGAAGAAAAAAATCTTTTGCTTTTTAAAAAAGCTTTGGTTCATGAGATTGAGCTGTATGCGCCTATCGGAGAAGAACAATTGTTACTCGAACGTTATCACGGATATTTTGGGTGGGACAACGAATATGCT